From Dendropsophus ebraccatus isolate aDenEbr1 chromosome 2, aDenEbr1.pat, whole genome shotgun sequence, a single genomic window includes:
- the SNRNP48 gene encoding U11/U12 small nuclear ribonucleoprotein 48 kDa protein, with amino-acid sequence MEGAVPENSHHLIQELKEFTERCRSRLTELLQHLGWEQEAPGEEQETAVCPYDPNHRMPRASLEKHVVLCKRRKMGYSKEEEDVSDPQFFYEKANVTSILMDKSKQLQIIKDARNKAPATNDGKSWDKRDYSTSAVEVPLNHKYAICDLSTADRLAIYDHVLLETKKQMPVDKQNASDLFEDLTAKINQDDEQKCPKSHLEIMAEMRDYKRRRQSYRAKNVHITKKSYTEIIRDVINVHMEELGSKWHNDTQDDASSSISSSSVKRRERSRSTESRQSGGSHRDRHRSGRRREHSSSPRRRRSKDRDKDSRHKDRDEKHHSYKKSRRIK; translated from the exons ATGGAGGGAGCTGTGCCTGAGAATTCCCATCATCTAATACAGGAGCTGAAGGAGTTCACGGAGCGATGTCGGAGCCGCCTGACGGAGCTGCTGCAGCATCTGGGCTGGGAGCAGGAAGCGCCGGGTGAAGAGCAG GAGACTGCAGTGTGCCCCTATGACCCCAACCACAGAATGCCAAGGGCCTCTCTGGAGAAGCATGTGGTCCTGTGCAAGCGTCGGAAGATGGGATACAGCAAGGAAGAA GAAGACGTTTCTGACCCTCAGTTTTTCTATGAAAAAGCCAATGTGACATCCATTCTTATGG ATAAGTCTAAGCAGCTCCAGATAATAAAAGATGCCAGAAATAAAGCTCCTGCCACCAATGATGGGAAATCGTGGGACAAAC GTGACTACTCCACTTCAGCTGTTGAAGTTCCTCTGAACCACAAATACGCCATCTGCGATCTCTCGACTGCCGATCGTCTTGCTATATATGACCATGTCCTTTTGGAGACAAAGAAGCAGATGCCCGTAGATAAGCAAAATGCATCGGATTTGTTTGAGGATTTAACTGCTAAGATTAACCAAG atgaTGAGCAGAAGTGTCCCAAGTCCCATttggaaatcatggcagaaatgagGGACTACAAAAGAAGGCGTCAGTCCTACAGGGCTAAGAATGTTCACATCACCAAGAAGTCCTATACAGAG ataATTCGAGATGTCATTAATGTGCATATGGAAGAGCTTGGTAGCAAATGGCATAATGACACCCAGGATGATGCAAGCTCCTCAATTTCTTCTTCATCAGTGAAAAG ACGGGAGCGATCTCGTTCCACAGAATCTAGACAGTCTGGAGGAAGCCATAGAGACAGACATCGATCTGGACGCAGAAGGGAGCACAGCAGCAGTCCACGGAGACGGCGCAGTAAGGACAGGGACAAAGATTCTAGACATAAAGACAG GGATGAAAAACACCACAGCTATAAGAAGAGCAGGAGGATTAAGTAA